The genomic region CCCGACAAGTCCTCCCGGCCGCCGGCCGACGCGTACCCGTTCGACGCCCCCAGCGACTATCCGGCGGCGGAGATCGCCCGCGCCTGGCAGCGCGAACGGCCCGGGGTGCCGACCGACTCGATCGGCATCGTCACTCCCCTGTGGCGGCTGGCCAAGTTGTTCGCCGACGACCGCCGGCGACTGCTCGCCGAGCTCGGCGTCGACCCGGCCACGCTGGACCTGCTCAGCGTGCTGCGGCGCAGCGGCCCGCCGTACGAGCTGAGCACGCGGGAGCTCACCGCGCGGACGCTGGTCACGGCCGGCGCGATCTCCCAACGGGTCAGCCGGGCCGAGGAGGCCGGGCTGGTCAGCCGACGCACCGAGCAGGACGGCTCCCGGCTCGTCACCGTGTCGCTCACTCCGCACGGGCACGACCTGATCGAGCGAACAGTCGACCAGGTCCTGACCCGGGAGGCGGAGCTGGTGTCGTCGCTGACACCACAGCGACGCGACCTGCTCGCCGACCATTTGGAGGAGCTGCTCGAGGCCGTTCGCAGCCAGGTGAGGTGAACCTGGGCCTTCACCACGTCGTAGAAGGTTGAGTCTTGGCCGTCACCGCGAACTTGGCTCAGCTCGCTGGAAAGCTTTCATGGGTGCTTCAATGAGACGATTGAAGGCATGCCTGCTTCGAAGTTGACCGCGCCGGCCGCCTTCGCGGCCGCCGACAGCCACGACGTCATCCAGGTGCGGGGCGCCCGGGAGAACAATCTCAGCGGCGTCTCGCTGGACATCCCCAAGCGCCGCCTGACCGTCTTCACCGGGGTCTCCGGCTCCGGCAAGTCCTCCCTGGTGTTCGACACGATCGCCGCGGAGTCCCAGCGGCTGATCAACGAGACCTACACCGCCTTCGTCCAGAACTTCATGCCCAGCCTGTCCCGGCCCGACGTCGACGCGCTGCGCAACCTGAGCGCGGCGATCATCGTCGACCAGGAGCGGATCGGGGCGAACGCCCGCTCGACCGTCGGCACCGCGACCGACGCGCACACCATGCTGCGGATCCTGTTCAGCCG from Kribbella flavida DSM 17836 harbors:
- a CDS encoding MarR family winged helix-turn-helix transcriptional regulator, with the translated sequence MPDKSSRPPADAYPFDAPSDYPAAEIARAWQRERPGVPTDSIGIVTPLWRLAKLFADDRRRLLAELGVDPATLDLLSVLRRSGPPYELSTRELTARTLVTAGAISQRVSRAEEAGLVSRRTEQDGSRLVTVSLTPHGHDLIERTVDQVLTREAELVSSLTPQRRDLLADHLEELLEAVRSQVR